A portion of the Oncorhynchus gorbuscha isolate QuinsamMale2020 ecotype Even-year linkage group LG19, OgorEven_v1.0, whole genome shotgun sequence genome contains these proteins:
- the LOC124005933 gene encoding cortexin domain containing 2-like has product MDPPLLPGARMEVDVDLGFALFFVFLLCSFLLFTIVRCAQMVLNPYSAISVAAYQNTEEQPEE; this is encoded by the coding sequence ATGGACCCTCCTCTCCTGCCGGGGGCCAGGATGGAGGTGGATGTGGACCTGGGCTTTGCTCTCTTCTTTGTCTTCCTACTGTGTTCCTTCCTGCTGTTCACCATAGTGCGCTGTGCCCAGATGGTCCTGAACCCCTACAGCGCCATCTCTGTCGCCGCATACCAGAATACGGAGGAACAACCTGAGGAGTGA